One part of the Rutidosis leptorrhynchoides isolate AG116_Rl617_1_P2 chromosome 1, CSIRO_AGI_Rlap_v1, whole genome shotgun sequence genome encodes these proteins:
- the LOC139881509 gene encoding uncharacterized protein, translated as MNMEGFGGGRNRRITNTIGSSTSDNGWSMRNGGRRRILATKRRCWSNPDSVNNTVSKLQRREITSKRRRSTAVTKSPHHRFRNFRLTERYDIHDPVGQCSLVLPLLMRRAKVMEIVVVHDIVFALANSGVCAAFSRDSHNRICFLNIYPDEVIRSLFYNKNNDSLITVSVYASDNYSSLKCRSTRIEYIKRGRPDEGFPLFETESLKWPGFVEFDDVNEKVLTYSAQDSIYKVFDLKNYTLLYSISDNQVEEIKISPGIMLLIFSRGQSHVPLKILSIEDGTVLKDFNHLLHRNKKVDFIEQFNEKLLVKQDNENLQILDVRNAEVKEVGSTEFMTPSAFIFLYENQLFLTFRNQTVSVWNFRGELVTSFEDHVLSHPDFSTNNIYITSDQDFIVSFCKADNDQENVPTAGSINISNIWTGKCISKINSSNAIPPKDEGESSSNQRKIDMNMVEQALVNITALYFDEERNEIYTGDSNGLVHVWSN; from the exons ATGAATATGGAAGGATTTGGTGGTGGAAGAAACCGAAGAATAACGAATACAATCGGTAGCAGCACCAGCGATAATGGTTGGAGCATGAGGAACGGTGGCCGGAGAAGGATTTTAGCTACTAAGAGGCGGTGTTGGAGTAACCCTGATTCTGTCAATAATACTGTATCAAAGCTACAGAGACGTGAAATTACGTCCAAACGACGTCGTTCTACTGCAGTTACCAAATCCCCTCACCACCGGTTCCGTAATTTTCGCTTAACG GAGAGATATGATATCCATGATCCTGTGGGACAATGTTCATTAGTGTTGCCGTTGTTGATGAGAAGAGCGAAAGTTATGGAGATAGTGGTGGTGCATGATATTGTCTTTGCGCTTGCCAATTCTGGTGTTTGTGCAGCTTTCAGTAGAG ATTCACATAACAGGATATGTTTTTTGAATATCTATCCCGATGAAGTAATTCGGAGTTTGTTTTACAATAAAAATAATGACTCTCTTATTACAGTGTCAGTATATGCTTCAGATAACTACAGTTCATTAAAATGCCGGTCAACAAGAATAGA ATACATAAAAAGAGGCAGACCTGATGAAGGGTTTCCACTTTTTGAAACCGAGTCTTTGAAATGGCCTGGCTTTGTAGAGTTTGATGATGTTAATGAGAAAGTTCTTACCTACTCTGCGCAAGATAG TATATACAAGGTCTTTGACCTGAAAAACTACACATTGTTATACTCGATATCGGATAATCAGGTTGAAGAAATTAAGATAAG CCCTGGCATCATGTTACTGATTTTCAGTAGGGGTCAGAGCCATGTTCCTCTAAAGATACTATCTATTGAAGATGGCACAGTTCTTAAAGACTTTAACCATTTACTTCATCGCAACAAGAAGGTGGATTTCATCGAACAATTTAACGAGAAGCTTCTTGTTAAGCAAGACAATGAGAATCTCCAAATTCTTGAT GTACGCAATGCCGAGGTGAAAGAAGTTGGTAGTACAGAGTTTATGACTCCGTCAGCGTTTATTTTTCTATATGAGAATCAGTTATTTTTAACCTTTAGAAATCAAACTGTTTCGGTTTGGAACTTTCGTGGGGAACTTGTTACATCATTCGAGGACCATGTTTTATCTCATCCAGATTTCAGTACtaacaacatatatataactagtGATCAAGATTTCATTGTTTCATTCTGCAAAGCTGACAATGATCAGGAAAATGTTCCAACAG CGGGGTCTATTAATATCAGCAACATATGGACTGGTAAATGCATATCAAAAATAAATTCAAGCAATGCAATTCCCCCCAAGGATGAAGGAGAAAGCTCTTCTAATCAAAGGAAAATTGATATGAATATGGTTGAACAGGCATTAGTAAACATAACAGCCCTTTACTTTGATGAAGAGCGCAATGAAATCTATACTGGTGACAGTAACGGTTTGGTTCATGTTTGGTCCAACTGA